In a genomic window of Bacteroidales bacterium:
- a CDS encoding single-stranded DNA-binding protein: MKTKSEETANEASKMLILTGEKEQAKNNFEKNTVTIEGIVASTPYKKQFDNGNKMVLFTLSHYNDFRTKAGEQVRVTEWFQVISWNRIAEKIINNTCKGSRIKLRGHLRSSFWKDQTGASHRSVQIVATEFLPQAA; the protein is encoded by the coding sequence ATGAAAACAAAATCAGAAGAAACGGCAAATGAAGCTAGCAAAATGTTGATTTTAACAGGCGAAAAAGAACAAGCAAAAAACAATTTTGAAAAAAACACAGTAACCATTGAGGGGATAGTTGCTTCAACCCCATATAAAAAACAATTTGACAACGGAAATAAAATGGTATTATTTACGCTTTCGCATTATAATGATTTTCGTACAAAAGCTGGCGAACAAGTGCGGGTAACGGAATGGTTTCAAGTAATTTCTTGGAATAGAATTGCGGAAAAAATAATTAACAACACATGCAAAGGCTCAAGAATTAAATTAAGAGGACATTTGCGTAGTTCTTTTTGGAAAGATCAAACAGGAGCCTCACATAGAAGTGTGCAAATTGTTGCAACTGAGTTTTTACCACAAGCTGCGTAA
- the udk gene encoding uridine kinase, translating into MLVIGIAGGSGSGKTTVVKAIMKDFTNGEVAVLSQDSYYKDNGGLSQEERAKLNFDHPSSIEFSLLCKHLDMLKKGEDIAMPIYSYITCARAKETITVKPAKVLIVEGILVLVNPQLRERLDIKVFVDADADDRLIRNIRRDIAERGRSFNQVLEHYENFVKPMHETFIEPSKRYADIIVPQGGANKIAIDIITSKIKSKLNEKK; encoded by the coding sequence ATGCTTGTTATTGGTATTGCCGGCGGTAGCGGTTCTGGAAAAACAACCGTTGTAAAAGCCATAATGAAAGATTTTACTAATGGAGAAGTTGCAGTTTTGTCGCAAGATTCTTATTATAAAGATAATGGTGGATTGAGTCAAGAAGAGCGTGCTAAATTAAATTTTGACCACCCTTCTTCTATTGAGTTTTCGCTGCTTTGTAAGCATTTAGATATGCTTAAAAAAGGCGAAGACATTGCTATGCCCATATATTCATATATAACATGTGCAAGAGCAAAAGAAACCATTACTGTAAAACCTGCAAAAGTGTTAATTGTTGAGGGTATTTTAGTACTTGTAAATCCGCAACTAAGAGAGCGGCTAGATATTAAAGTTTTTGTAGATGCTGATGCCGATGATAGATTAATTCGTAATATACGTAGAGATATTGCAGAGCGCGGAAGGTCTTTTAATCAAGTTTTAGAGCATTATGAAAATTTTGTAAAACCCATGCACGAAACCTTTATAGAGCCTTCTAAGCGATATGCAGATATAATTGTTCCACAAGGTGGTGCTAACAAAATAGCTATAGATATTATAACTTCAAAAATAAAATCTAAACTTAACGAGAAAAAATGA
- a CDS encoding leucyl/phenylalanyl-tRNA--protein transferase, with the protein MTVYKLSEDICFPHPTLADEDGLLAIGGDYSIERMLLAYNHGIFPWYKHNGLIYWYATNPRMVIFPEKFKPNHGLKRVLNKNIFKTTVNKDFESVINFCSKIKRKEKGSWINDSYKNAFKELYEKGYAVSIEVWYENELVGGLYGIIVRNGFCGESMFSAMPNASKVAFCCLIDIAKKLNWKFIDAQQDTAHMRTLCGELISFEEFYSMLTT; encoded by the coding sequence ATGACAGTCTATAAACTGTCTGAAGATATTTGTTTTCCGCATCCAACGTTGGCTGACGAAGACGGACTCCTTGCAATAGGTGGCGACTATTCTATTGAACGAATGTTGCTTGCTTATAACCACGGCATTTTTCCTTGGTATAAACACAATGGCTTAATATATTGGTATGCAACAAATCCAAGAATGGTGATTTTTCCTGAAAAATTCAAGCCAAATCATGGACTGAAAAGAGTTCTTAATAAGAATATATTTAAAACAACAGTAAACAAAGACTTTGAAAGTGTTATTAATTTTTGCTCGAAAATAAAAAGAAAAGAAAAAGGCTCTTGGATTAATGACAGCTATAAAAATGCTTTTAAGGAATTGTATGAAAAGGGATATGCTGTTTCAATAGAAGTTTGGTATGAAAATGAACTTGTCGGTGGATTATATGGAATAATTGTTAGAAACGGTTTTTGCGGAGAAAGCATGTTTTCTGCTATGCCTAATGCATCAAAAGTTGCTTTCTGTTGCTTAATAGATATTGCAAAAAAGTTAAACTGGAAATTCATTGATGCCCAGCAAGACACAGCCCACATGAGAACATTGTGCGGAGAATTAATTTCTTTTGAAGAATTTTATTCTATGTTAACAACTTAA
- a CDS encoding M23 family metallopeptidase: protein MAEKNFFKRLIKKLRVRFRLVIMNDSTFEEKFSLRLSRLNVFVVSALISIFLITLTVFLIAFTSLREYIPGYGSEKEREIVYDLLLKSDSIESDLNAIDVYFKNFFTTIADDDSSLLVSNYLAFSGNKSTEISENKNAAGLYFLKPINGNILNPFNLNSKHFGIDIIAEKGSVVNSIADGIVLFSDWTLSGGNTLIILHPGKVISVYMHNFSVFVKQGESVKTGDPIAIIGNSGENSSGTHLHFELWINSLPVNPENYISF from the coding sequence ATGGCAGAAAAAAATTTTTTTAAACGATTAATTAAAAAACTACGAGTTCGGTTTAGGCTTGTAATAATGAATGATAGCACTTTTGAAGAGAAATTTTCATTGAGGCTATCTCGTTTAAATGTTTTTGTTGTTTCTGCATTAATTTCCATTTTTTTAATTACTCTTACCGTTTTTTTAATTGCTTTTACATCTTTGCGAGAATATATTCCCGGCTATGGTAGCGAAAAAGAACGAGAAATTGTTTATGACTTGTTGTTAAAATCTGATAGCATAGAATCTGACTTGAATGCAATAGATGTTTATTTTAAAAACTTCTTTACAACAATTGCTGATGATGATTCTAGCTTGTTGGTTTCAAATTACCTTGCTTTTTCAGGAAATAAATCCACTGAAATTAGCGAAAACAAAAATGCTGCTGGATTATATTTTTTAAAACCAATAAATGGAAATATATTAAATCCGTTTAACCTTAACAGTAAACATTTTGGCATTGATATAATTGCAGAAAAGGGGAGTGTTGTTAATAGTATTGCTGACGGCATTGTGTTGTTTTCAGACTGGACTTTATCCGGCGGAAATACATTGATAATATTGCATCCGGGTAAAGTTATTTCGGTGTATATGCACAATTTTTCAGTTTTTGTAAAACAAGGAGAATCTGTTAAAACTGGTGACCCTATTGCAATTATAGGCAATTCTGGAGAAAATTCTAGCGGGACTCATTTGCATTTTGAACTTTGGATAAATTCATTGCCTGTTAACCCTGAAAATTATATTTCATTTTGA